In a genomic window of Neisseria flavescens:
- a CDS encoding Z1 domain-containing protein, protein MLQTYLNQLTPSELADSVKNTVDGFMGKLSQTKPKIAQNVLLLGNVQSGKTAQVLGVLSALADDGDHKVFLYLTTDSVDLQEQTVKRAKDNLKNFIVLSENDDRSFMQVMKANNPILVVIKKNARVLKRWRNLFASQSSLKGYPLVIVDDEADAASLNTNTDKLDKDASTINKLLNDIKNSCCQSLFIQLTATPQSLLLQHEESDWQPEFIHFFEAGEKYIGGNFVFSDPPSYIVRFIDSELDDMKDASGEIAEGVKQALHSFLLTCAEFALCGKTNCNFALHPSYKIQDHQAFSQKIQAFLNDLVQAINSGENFADSFKEGYLDLQKTKPDIHHFEEIYEKLTELLENKQIYTLVVNSQTESDFDLERGFNIIIGGNVIGRGLTIPKLQTVYYSRAAKKPNADTFWQHSRIFGYDRDKSLLRLYIPFDVYYFFVQLNQANNLIIEQAKNSDGNIQVIYPKSINPTRRNVLKSDSINQMVGGVNYFPLRPNENNLLTINNLLPSVLTNKVQSDLYKIDIEELFLILDKLGNYVSDDWDKERFIAGIEALKTQHPAFKIYVLVKTERNLSRATGTMLSEDDRKLGEKYPDDLFLTLYQVVGSKDKGWQGKDFWLPNIKLPHKGLVYWGVK, encoded by the coding sequence CAAAATGTTTTATTGCTAGGCAATGTTCAAAGTGGCAAAACAGCACAGGTTTTGGGTGTATTAAGTGCGCTGGCTGATGATGGTGACCACAAAGTTTTCTTATATCTCACTACTGACAGCGTAGATTTGCAGGAACAAACAGTCAAGCGTGCCAAAGACAATCTGAAAAATTTTATTGTTTTGTCTGAAAATGATGACCGAAGTTTTATGCAGGTAATGAAGGCAAATAATCCCATCTTGGTCGTGATTAAAAAGAATGCCCGTGTATTGAAACGTTGGCGTAATTTGTTTGCCAGTCAAAGTAGCCTGAAAGGCTATCCTTTGGTTATTGTGGATGATGAAGCCGATGCTGCCAGCCTAAATACTAATACTGATAAGCTGGATAAAGATGCCAGTACTATCAATAAACTGCTAAATGACATTAAGAATTCCTGTTGTCAAAGCCTATTTATTCAGTTGACCGCCACACCTCAATCGCTTTTATTGCAACATGAAGAATCTGATTGGCAACCTGAATTTATCCATTTCTTTGAAGCTGGTGAAAAATACATCGGTGGTAACTTTGTCTTCTCTGATCCTCCAAGCTATATCGTTCGCTTTATTGACAGTGAATTGGATGATATGAAAGATGCAAGTGGTGAAATTGCCGAAGGGGTAAAACAGGCATTGCACAGTTTTCTGCTTACTTGTGCAGAGTTTGCTTTATGCGGTAAAACCAATTGTAATTTTGCTTTACATCCAAGTTATAAAATCCAAGATCATCAAGCCTTTTCTCAAAAAATCCAAGCCTTTTTGAATGATTTGGTACAAGCAATTAATAGCGGGGAGAATTTTGCAGACAGTTTTAAAGAAGGCTATTTGGATTTACAAAAGACTAAGCCTGATATTCATCATTTTGAGGAAATTTATGAAAAACTAACAGAACTTTTAGAAAATAAGCAAATTTATACTCTCGTCGTTAACTCGCAGACAGAATCAGATTTTGATTTAGAAAGAGGCTTTAACATTATTATTGGTGGGAATGTGATTGGACGAGGCTTAACTATTCCGAAACTACAAACGGTTTATTATAGTCGCGCTGCCAAAAAACCGAATGCAGATACTTTCTGGCAACATTCGCGTATTTTTGGATATGACCGTGATAAATCATTATTACGGCTTTATATTCCGTTTGATGTCTATTACTTCTTTGTACAACTCAATCAAGCAAATAATCTGATTATTGAGCAGGCAAAAAATTCAGACGGCAATATTCAGGTTATTTACCCGAAAAGCATCAACCCAACACGAAGAAATGTATTAAAATCTGACAGCATCAATCAAATGGTCGGAGGAGTAAATTACTTCCCACTTCGTCCGAATGAAAACAACTTGTTGACTATCAACAACCTTCTTCCCTCTGTTTTGACAAATAAGGTGCAATCTGATTTGTATAAAATAGACATAGAAGAGCTATTCTTGATTTTAGATAAACTTGGTAATTATGTATCTGATGATTGGGACAAGGAAAGATTTATTGCCGGCATAGAAGCATTAAAAACGCAACATCCAGCTTTCAAAATCTATGTTTTGGTTAAAACAGAGCGTAATCTTTCTCGAGCGACAGGCACAATGCTTTCGGAAGACGACCGTAAATTAGGAGAAAAATATCCCGATGATTTATTCCTTACACTTTATCAAGTAGTGGGAAGTAAAGATAAAGGTTGGCAGGGTAAAGATTTTTGGTTGCCAAATATCAAGTTACCACATAAGGGATTAGTGTATTGGGGTGTTAAGTAA